A stretch of Rhizobium sp. TH2 DNA encodes these proteins:
- a CDS encoding sarcosine oxidase subunit beta family protein, protein MTRHYSLLSLIKEGFANQKGWKPAWRSPEPKSKYDAIIIGGGGHGLATAYYLAKNHGITNVAVIEKGWLGGGNTGRNTTTIRSNYFYPESAALYERSLQLYEGLSKDLNYNVMFSQRGVLTMVHSKGEMEIAARLVNAMQINGIDSELLDVEACKKIVPLYDFSANSRFQVLGGVWQGRAGVARHDAVAWGYARAADRLGVDIIQNCEVTEFLIEGGRCRGVMTSKGPIRSDKVSLSVAGNSSQMAAKAGFRLPVISYTLQACVSEPVKPILDTVVLAPATATYVSQSDKGELVIGGGIDRVPSYAQRGNLPALEVVLSGLMEMFPTVGQLKLMRQWGGVVDVTPDSSPIMGESPLPGLYLNCGWGTGGFKSIPVGGEMTAYMMANGKHHDLTRPFDLDRFQTGRLIDEAAGSGIAH, encoded by the coding sequence ATGACCCGCCACTACTCCCTCCTCTCGCTCATCAAGGAAGGCTTCGCCAACCAGAAAGGCTGGAAGCCTGCCTGGCGATCGCCCGAGCCGAAATCGAAATACGATGCGATCATCATCGGCGGCGGCGGGCATGGGCTGGCGACGGCCTATTACCTTGCCAAGAACCACGGCATCACCAATGTCGCTGTTATCGAGAAGGGCTGGCTGGGCGGCGGCAATACGGGCCGCAATACGACCACCATCCGCTCCAACTATTTCTATCCGGAAAGTGCGGCTCTCTACGAGCGCTCGCTGCAGCTCTATGAGGGCCTGTCGAAGGACCTGAACTACAACGTCATGTTCTCGCAGCGCGGCGTGCTGACCATGGTCCACTCCAAGGGCGAGATGGAAATCGCCGCCCGCCTGGTCAATGCAATGCAGATCAATGGGATCGATTCCGAACTGCTCGATGTCGAGGCCTGCAAGAAGATCGTGCCGCTTTACGATTTCTCGGCGAACAGCCGCTTCCAGGTGCTCGGTGGCGTCTGGCAGGGCCGTGCCGGTGTCGCGCGTCACGATGCTGTTGCCTGGGGTTATGCCCGTGCCGCGGATCGTCTCGGCGTCGATATCATCCAGAATTGCGAGGTCACCGAGTTCCTCATCGAGGGCGGACGCTGCCGCGGCGTGATGACCTCGAAGGGCCCGATCCGTTCCGACAAGGTCAGTCTTTCAGTCGCCGGCAACTCGTCGCAGATGGCCGCCAAGGCCGGCTTCCGGCTGCCGGTCATCTCCTACACGTTGCAGGCCTGCGTCTCCGAGCCGGTCAAGCCGATCCTCGACACCGTCGTGCTGGCGCCGGCCACCGCGACCTATGTCAGCCAGTCCGACAAGGGCGAGCTTGTCATCGGCGGCGGCATCGACCGCGTGCCGTCCTACGCCCAGCGCGGCAACCTGCCGGCGCTTGAAGTGGTGCTGTCCGGCCTGATGGAAATGTTCCCCACCGTCGGCCAGCTCAAGCTGATGCGGCAATGGGGCGGCGTGGTCGACGTGACGCCCGACTCCTCGCCGATCATGGGCGAAAGCCCGCTGCCCGGCCTCTACCTGAATTGCGGCTGGGGCACCGGCGGCTTCAAGTCCATCCCGGTGGGCGGCGAAATGACGGCCTACATGATGGCCAATGGCAAGCACCACGACCTGACACGGCCCTTCGATCTCGACCGCTTCCAGACCGGGCGGCTGATCGACGAAGCGGCCGGCTCCGGCATCGCGCACTGA
- a CDS encoding FAD-dependent oxidoreductase, which yields MKSHYKVVVIGGGVVGTAILYHLAKYGWSDTLLIERNVLTSGSSWHAAGGFHALNSNPNLAQLHAYTIDLLSEVEKESGVNIGMHTTGGISYACNPDRWDALKAAHRVFQSTGIDDVRLIGIDEILDRCPIVKPDGIIGGLYADREGHIDPSAVVHSYAKAARMRGASIVEKNRVMELTQKPDGSWDVVTEQGTVNAEHVINAGGLWAKQVGRMAGLELPVSPLEHMYFVTEAIPELDGLKEELPTMVDLDGFSYLRQEQKSILLGIYEIEHRHWNMDGAPWDYGFDLIQEDVDRIEHELTLSYERYPVLEKTGIKRWVNGAFTFTPDGNPLVGPVRGVKNYWVACGVMAGFMQGGGVGKALAEWMIFGEPKDDVFGMDIARYGQHASNRQYIKETTGQFYSRRFVMTYPNQQLPAGRPLKVSPSYDEMTEAGARWGASWGLEVPLYFAPKEYEENHTLRRSTAFDIVGREVLHTREKAGLIDISGYSRYEVKGPKAHEWLDKVFACKLPKPGRSVLAPMLGHDGRLKGDLTIFNWGDGTWWIMGSYYLREWHMRWYEQFNMDGVSVRDLSDDWVGFSLCGPLSREVLQRATEDDVSNASLKFLGCKTIDIGLARAKVGRMSVTGEMGFEINIPAAYHRTVRETLLKAGRDIGLKEVGFGASLSMRLEKSYGIWSREFTQAYTPQETLFDRFIDFDKADFVGKQSAVAEKETQSAKKLQVTIEVDATNADASGYEPIWKDGELVGYVTSGGYGYTIGKSIAMALVDRELAVPGMELMTHIVGDERACRIIEASPYDPMGKVMRG from the coding sequence GTGAAATCGCATTACAAGGTCGTGGTCATCGGTGGCGGCGTGGTGGGCACCGCCATTCTCTATCATCTCGCAAAATACGGCTGGTCCGACACGCTGCTCATCGAGCGCAACGTGCTGACTTCGGGCTCGTCCTGGCACGCCGCCGGCGGCTTCCACGCGCTCAACTCCAATCCCAATCTCGCGCAGTTGCACGCCTACACGATCGACCTTCTCAGCGAAGTCGAGAAGGAAAGCGGCGTCAATATCGGCATGCACACGACCGGCGGCATTTCCTATGCCTGCAACCCGGACCGCTGGGATGCGCTGAAGGCGGCGCACCGCGTGTTCCAGTCCACCGGCATCGATGATGTGCGCCTGATCGGCATAGACGAAATTCTTGACCGCTGCCCGATCGTCAAGCCCGACGGCATCATCGGCGGCCTCTATGCCGATCGTGAAGGCCATATCGATCCCTCGGCGGTCGTGCATTCCTATGCCAAGGCGGCCCGCATGCGCGGCGCGTCGATCGTCGAGAAAAATCGCGTGATGGAACTCACCCAGAAGCCCGATGGCTCCTGGGATGTGGTCACCGAGCAGGGCACGGTCAATGCCGAGCATGTCATCAATGCCGGCGGCCTGTGGGCCAAGCAGGTCGGCCGCATGGCGGGCCTCGAACTGCCGGTCTCGCCGCTCGAACATATGTATTTCGTCACCGAGGCGATCCCGGAACTCGACGGCCTCAAGGAAGAGCTGCCGACCATGGTCGACCTCGACGGCTTCTCCTATCTTCGCCAGGAGCAGAAGAGCATCCTGCTCGGCATCTACGAAATCGAGCACCGCCACTGGAACATGGATGGCGCGCCCTGGGATTACGGCTTCGACCTGATCCAGGAAGATGTCGATCGCATCGAGCATGAGCTGACGCTTTCCTACGAGCGCTATCCGGTTCTGGAAAAGACCGGCATCAAGCGCTGGGTCAACGGCGCCTTCACGTTTACGCCCGACGGCAATCCGCTGGTCGGCCCGGTGCGCGGCGTCAAGAACTACTGGGTCGCCTGCGGCGTCATGGCCGGCTTCATGCAGGGCGGCGGAGTCGGCAAGGCACTGGCCGAATGGATGATCTTCGGCGAGCCGAAGGACGACGTCTTCGGCATGGACATCGCCCGCTACGGCCAGCATGCCTCCAACCGCCAATATATCAAGGAAACAACCGGCCAGTTCTATTCCCGCCGTTTCGTCATGACCTATCCCAACCAGCAGCTGCCCGCCGGCCGCCCGCTCAAGGTCTCGCCCTCCTATGACGAGATGACCGAGGCCGGTGCCCGCTGGGGTGCTTCATGGGGTCTCGAAGTGCCGCTCTATTTCGCGCCCAAAGAGTACGAGGAAAACCACACGCTGCGCCGCTCGACCGCCTTCGACATCGTCGGCCGCGAAGTGCTGCACACCCGCGAAAAAGCCGGCCTGATCGATATCTCCGGCTATTCCCGTTACGAGGTGAAAGGTCCCAAGGCCCACGAATGGCTCGACAAGGTCTTCGCCTGCAAGCTGCCCAAGCCCGGCCGTTCGGTGCTGGCACCGATGCTTGGGCATGACGGCCGCCTCAAGGGCGACCTCACGATCTTCAACTGGGGCGATGGCACCTGGTGGATCATGGGTTCGTACTACCTGCGCGAATGGCATATGCGCTGGTACGAGCAGTTCAACATGGATGGCGTCTCGGTCCGCGACCTCTCGGACGATTGGGTCGGCTTCTCGCTTTGCGGGCCGCTGTCGCGTGAAGTCCTCCAGCGCGCGACCGAGGACGATGTCTCCAATGCGAGCCTGAAGTTCCTCGGCTGCAAGACGATCGATATCGGACTGGCCCGCGCCAAGGTCGGCCGCATGTCGGTGACCGGCGAGATGGGCTTCGAAATCAACATCCCCGCCGCCTATCACCGCACGGTCCGCGAGACACTGCTGAAGGCGGGCCGGGACATCGGCCTCAAGGAAGTCGGTTTCGGCGCCTCGCTCTCCATGCGGCTCGAAAAGAGCTATGGCATCTGGTCCAGGGAGTTCACCCAGGCCTATACGCCGCAGGAAACGCTGTTCGACCGCTTCATCGATTTCGACAAGGCCGATTTCGTCGGCAAGCAGTCGGCGGTGGCGGAAAAGGAAACCCAATCCGCCAAGAAGCTGCAGGTGACGATCGAAGTCGACGCCACCAATGCCGACGCATCGGGCTATGAGCCGATCTGGAAGGACGGCGAACTGGTGGGTTACGTCACATCGGGCGGCTACGGCTACACGATCGGCAAGTCGATTGCCATGGCATTGGTCGACCGCGAACTGGCGGTGCCGGGGATGGAACTGATGACGCATATCGTCGGTGATGAGCGCGCTTGCCGGATTATCGAGGCCTCGCCGTATGACCCGATGGGCAAGGTGATGAGGGGCTGA
- a CDS encoding trimethylamine methyltransferase family protein, protein MFQSCQPREPAMIDEMLHQTRRERRHRLGGEDRAQTVRSPNYRNLKNSFAPQTVFSTDEVGAVHETALRVLEELGIKVLLPEARAIFQRAGAIVDDETLMVRIGRDIVEAGLASAPRSIHARTGNANRDQTFELGNMAFLAGSGAPNVTDLDRGRRAGSLADFDALTKIVQSFDVLHVQGPYVEAQDVAVKYRHYAVTRTQLTQSDKFPFVYARGTPQADDAFEMIRLARGISHDEFLSDAWCYTIINTNSPRQLDIPMAQGIIDFAKAGQILVITPFCLAGAMAPITVAGALTLQHAEALAGIALAQIVRPGTPVMYGSFSSNVDMKSGAPAFGTPEHVKATLGAGQLARLTGLPWRSGGGSASNVSDAQAAHETQFALWGSVLAGATLCIHAAGWMEGGLSVSYEKLITDIEALQTMAELFAPTPGDAEAIGYSAIEEVQPGGHFFAAAHTMARYRTAFYQPLVADLSNFGNWTESGSKTATERANGIWKRVIDQYQPIAGADEIGARLDGFISKRMSEGGAEAVS, encoded by the coding sequence ATGTTTCAATCCTGCCAACCAAGGGAGCCAGCCATGATCGACGAGATGTTGCATCAGACGCGCCGCGAGCGCCGCCACCGGCTGGGAGGCGAAGACCGCGCGCAGACCGTTCGCAGCCCGAACTACAGAAACCTCAAGAACAGCTTCGCGCCGCAGACGGTCTTTTCCACCGACGAGGTCGGGGCGGTTCACGAGACGGCATTGCGCGTGCTGGAGGAGCTTGGCATCAAGGTTCTGCTGCCGGAAGCACGCGCCATCTTCCAACGCGCCGGCGCCATCGTCGATGACGAAACCTTGATGGTCCGCATCGGCCGCGACATCGTCGAAGCGGGACTCGCCTCCGCGCCGCGCTCCATCCATGCCCGCACCGGTAACGCAAACCGCGACCAGACATTCGAACTCGGCAACATGGCATTCCTCGCCGGGTCGGGGGCGCCGAATGTCACCGATCTCGACCGTGGCCGCCGCGCCGGATCGCTCGCCGATTTCGATGCACTGACCAAGATCGTCCAGAGTTTCGACGTCCTGCATGTCCAGGGTCCCTATGTCGAGGCGCAGGACGTTGCGGTAAAATACCGGCACTATGCCGTGACCCGTACGCAGCTCACGCAATCAGACAAGTTTCCCTTCGTCTATGCGCGGGGCACGCCACAGGCGGATGATGCCTTCGAGATGATCCGGCTCGCGCGCGGCATTTCGCATGACGAATTCCTGTCGGATGCCTGGTGCTACACGATCATCAACACCAATTCGCCGCGCCAGCTCGACATTCCCATGGCGCAGGGGATCATCGACTTCGCAAAGGCCGGGCAGATCCTGGTCATCACGCCGTTCTGCCTCGCAGGTGCGATGGCGCCGATAACGGTTGCAGGCGCGCTGACATTGCAGCATGCGGAGGCTTTGGCCGGCATCGCACTCGCCCAGATCGTGCGACCCGGCACTCCGGTGATGTATGGAAGCTTCTCGTCGAATGTCGATATGAAGTCCGGTGCGCCTGCTTTCGGCACGCCGGAGCACGTCAAGGCGACGCTTGGCGCCGGCCAGCTCGCCCGCCTCACGGGACTGCCCTGGCGGTCAGGCGGCGGCTCTGCCTCGAACGTCTCCGATGCACAAGCCGCCCACGAAACCCAGTTCGCGCTCTGGGGCAGCGTGCTGGCGGGCGCCACGCTCTGCATCCATGCCGCCGGCTGGATGGAGGGCGGGCTTTCGGTTTCCTACGAAAAACTCATCACCGACATCGAGGCACTTCAAACGATGGCGGAACTCTTCGCGCCGACGCCGGGCGATGCCGAGGCGATCGGCTACTCGGCGATCGAGGAGGTGCAGCCGGGAGGCCATTTCTTCGCCGCCGCGCATACGATGGCGCGCTACCGCACCGCCTTCTACCAGCCGCTGGTCGCCGATCTCTCGAATTTCGGCAACTGGACGGAAAGCGGATCGAAGACCGCCACCGAACGCGCCAACGGAATCTGGAAACGCGTCATCGACCAGTACCAGCCGATCGCAGGCGCCGACGAGATCGGCGCACGGCTTGATGGCTTCATTTCAAAACGCATGTCCGAGGGCGGCGCGGAAGCCGTCTCCTAA
- a CDS encoding mandelate racemase/muconate lactonizing enzyme family protein → MKIAAIRATPVNIPFTAPYRFSYGSIASLTKTVIEVETDDGVIGLGECAEGDRAADVMALGQRLIGLDIRQLNRAERLLVPGMRYTPWGNVLAARRVFGGIEMAMWDARGKTEGVPLYLLLGGAVRTEIPHTEYFSYRYPGAHDPGESSPLEVARYCARMIEEHGSDIFEGKMSTVGLAEEIEMVREVRAAIGDRALRLDANYGWTMPTAREALKRLEPFDIQWFEDPAETYEELAELRKHSAVSFSAHVIDLPKAVRVRCPETLVTNVNEHGGIRRTVDFIRACETFDVGFRFHSGETGIASAAYLHLTAAIEHVREASQTLFRWYADDVIEGGPFVMKNGVVKVPDGPGLGVTIDPVALKRCHERFLAEGAFPGAKNTAYGDGFRKK, encoded by the coding sequence ATGAAGATCGCAGCCATCCGCGCCACGCCTGTCAACATTCCCTTCACCGCTCCCTACCGCTTCTCCTATGGCTCGATCGCGTCGCTGACCAAGACGGTGATCGAGGTCGAAACCGATGACGGAGTCATCGGCCTCGGCGAGTGCGCCGAGGGTGACCGCGCGGCCGACGTGATGGCCCTTGGGCAGCGGTTGATCGGCCTCGACATCAGGCAACTGAACCGGGCCGAGCGCCTGCTCGTCCCCGGCATGCGATACACGCCCTGGGGCAATGTGCTGGCCGCCCGCCGCGTCTTCGGCGGCATCGAGATGGCTATGTGGGATGCGCGCGGCAAGACCGAGGGCGTACCACTCTACCTTCTGCTTGGCGGCGCGGTTCGTACCGAAATCCCGCACACCGAATATTTCAGCTACCGCTATCCCGGCGCGCATGACCCGGGCGAATCTTCGCCCCTCGAAGTCGCGCGCTACTGCGCCCGGATGATCGAGGAGCATGGCTCTGATATCTTCGAGGGCAAGATGAGCACGGTTGGCCTGGCGGAAGAGATCGAGATGGTGCGCGAGGTCCGCGCCGCCATCGGCGACCGCGCACTGCGGCTCGATGCCAATTACGGCTGGACGATGCCCACGGCGCGCGAAGCGTTGAAGCGGCTCGAACCCTTCGACATCCAATGGTTCGAAGACCCGGCGGAGACCTATGAGGAACTCGCGGAACTGAGGAAGCACTCCGCGGTATCCTTCTCGGCTCATGTGATCGACCTGCCGAAAGCCGTCCGGGTGCGGTGCCCGGAAACGCTTGTGACCAATGTCAACGAACATGGCGGTATCCGCCGCACCGTCGATTTCATCCGCGCCTGCGAGACCTTCGACGTCGGCTTCCGCTTCCACTCCGGCGAAACGGGCATCGCCAGCGCCGCCTATCTGCATCTGACGGCGGCCATCGAGCACGTGCGCGAGGCGAGCCAGACGCTGTTCCGCTGGTATGCGGATGACGTGATCGAAGGCGGGCCGTTTGTGATGAAGAATGGTGTGGTTAAGGTGCCGGATGGGCCGGGGCTTGGCGTAACGATCGATCCTGTGGCGCTGAAGCGGTGCCATGAGCGGTTTCTGGCGGAGGGGGCTTTTCCCGGGGCAAAGAATACGGCCTATGGGGATGGGTTTCGGAAGAAGTGA
- a CDS encoding Ldh family oxidoreductase has translation MTATKKLTADQASDLIFDALVGAGTVARNARYFADAILDTELSGLEGHGFYWLQYYCEHVQSGKVDGKATPVVKRLTNVSFRVDAKNGFAHPAIEKGFAHLVPAALENGIAAMAVHNSYNAATLGYHTGYLAQQGLVAFGFTNSSPAIAPVGGTKPVIGTNPMSFAVPGKKGRIAFLIDQSSSQVAWTAVKRAAEENQVIPLGWAIDRSGQPTTDPEEGLKGSMAPAGGYKGFGQGLIVETMCAALAGANRGQEMGSMMANDGLPVGNGQFFIALEPKMFSGGLFEKQIERLIASITSQPGARMPNSRRQENIKKNLKGGLTIDKALYDKIKAYTERHV, from the coding sequence ATGACCGCGACGAAAAAACTCACCGCCGACCAGGCATCCGACCTGATCTTCGACGCGCTTGTCGGTGCCGGCACGGTGGCGCGCAATGCGCGCTATTTCGCCGATGCGATTCTCGATACCGAACTTTCCGGGCTGGAAGGTCACGGCTTCTACTGGCTGCAATATTATTGCGAGCACGTGCAATCGGGCAAGGTCGATGGCAAGGCGACGCCCGTCGTCAAGCGGCTGACCAACGTCTCCTTCCGCGTCGACGCCAAGAACGGTTTTGCCCATCCGGCGATCGAGAAGGGTTTTGCGCATCTGGTTCCGGCGGCGCTGGAGAATGGCATCGCCGCGATGGCGGTCCACAATTCCTATAATGCCGCGACGCTTGGCTATCACACCGGTTATCTCGCGCAGCAGGGCCTAGTCGCCTTCGGCTTCACCAATTCGTCGCCGGCGATTGCGCCAGTGGGTGGTACCAAGCCGGTGATCGGCACCAACCCGATGAGTTTCGCCGTGCCCGGAAAGAAGGGGCGCATTGCCTTCCTGATTGATCAATCCTCGTCGCAAGTCGCATGGACGGCGGTCAAGCGGGCTGCCGAGGAGAACCAGGTCATCCCGCTCGGCTGGGCGATCGACAGAAGCGGCCAGCCGACCACCGATCCGGAAGAAGGCTTGAAGGGTTCGATGGCACCCGCCGGTGGCTACAAGGGTTTCGGCCAGGGCCTGATCGTCGAGACGATGTGCGCGGCACTCGCCGGCGCCAATCGCGGTCAGGAAATGGGCTCGATGATGGCGAATGACGGCCTGCCTGTCGGCAATGGCCAGTTCTTCATCGCGCTCGAGCCCAAGATGTTTTCTGGCGGCCTGTTCGAAAAGCAGATCGAGCGGCTGATCGCCTCGATCACATCACAGCCCGGCGCCAGAATGCCGAATTCACGGCGGCAGGAGAACATCAAGAAGAACCTCAAGGGCGGGCTGACGATCGACAAGGCACTCTACGACAAGATCAAGGCCTATACCGAGCGCCACGTCTGA
- a CDS encoding Xaa-Pro peptidase family protein, protein MDQLLPPVFKDERKRTFLNAEGAEKPLKSPLPGDVVERARAYRLGRIRKGLIETDCAAALLYDPVNIRYALDSPNMQVWSLHNPVRYALVFAVGPALLFDYKGAEHHSKHLKAIDEAKPATSWIYVMAGDKSAEQAVKWAAEIGDLVRQHGGGNKRIAVDRLDVEGVRALEKIGIEVVDGTPMTETARSIKSADEIALMRWTIRVCEAGMARIYEHSVPGVTEQELWAHLHFENARSGGDWLETKILTCGPNTNPWYGECSDRVCREGEMIAFDTDMIGPYGYCADLSRSWTCGYTAMTPKQAEHYSAAVDQVEHNISILRDGMDFREFNEKSWRIPERYQPYRYSLAVHGVGMADEWPIVLCHTDFEQNQGGRFEAGMVVCVESLISEPGCESIKLETQVLITPNGPERLDQFPWERL, encoded by the coding sequence ATGGACCAGCTATTGCCTCCCGTTTTCAAGGACGAGCGCAAGCGCACCTTCCTCAATGCCGAAGGCGCCGAAAAGCCATTGAAGAGCCCGTTGCCTGGGGATGTGGTGGAGCGCGCCCGCGCCTATCGCCTCGGCCGGATCAGGAAGGGCCTGATCGAGACCGATTGCGCGGCGGCACTGCTCTACGATCCGGTCAATATCCGCTATGCGCTCGATAGCCCCAACATGCAGGTCTGGTCGCTGCACAATCCGGTGCGCTATGCGCTGGTCTTCGCCGTGGGTCCGGCTCTGCTGTTCGACTACAAGGGCGCCGAGCATCACTCGAAACACCTGAAGGCGATTGACGAAGCCAAGCCCGCGACCTCGTGGATCTATGTCATGGCCGGCGACAAATCTGCCGAGCAGGCCGTGAAATGGGCGGCTGAGATCGGCGATCTCGTGCGCCAGCACGGCGGCGGCAACAAGCGCATTGCGGTCGATCGGCTCGATGTCGAGGGCGTGCGGGCGCTGGAGAAGATCGGCATCGAGGTCGTCGATGGCACGCCGATGACCGAGACGGCGCGCTCGATCAAATCGGCCGACGAGATCGCGCTGATGCGCTGGACGATCCGAGTCTGCGAAGCCGGCATGGCGCGCATCTACGAGCATTCGGTGCCCGGCGTCACCGAGCAGGAACTTTGGGCGCATCTGCATTTCGAGAATGCACGCTCCGGCGGCGACTGGCTGGAGACCAAGATCCTCACCTGCGGGCCGAACACCAATCCCTGGTATGGCGAATGTTCGGACCGGGTCTGTCGCGAGGGCGAGATGATCGCCTTCGATACCGATATGATCGGTCCCTACGGCTATTGCGCCGATCTCTCGCGCTCATGGACCTGCGGCTATACCGCGATGACACCAAAACAGGCCGAACACTACTCGGCCGCCGTCGATCAGGTCGAACACAACATTTCGATCCTGCGCGACGGGATGGATTTCCGCGAGTTCAACGAAAAGTCCTGGCGCATTCCCGAGCGCTACCAGCCTTACCGCTATTCACTCGCCGTCCACGGCGTCGGCATGGCGGATGAATGGCCGATCGTGCTCTGTCATACCGATTTCGAGCAGAACCAGGGCGGCCGGTTCGAGGCAGGCATGGTGGTTTGCGTCGAAAGTCTGATCTCGGAACCGGGTTGCGAAAGCATCAAGCTCGAAACGCAGGTGCTGATTACGCCGAATGGTCCGGAGCGGCTCGATCAATTCCCCTGGGAGCGGCTCTGA
- a CDS encoding LysR substrate-binding domain-containing protein, which produces MSLSLPPLNALRAFEAAARSGSYVSAADELGVSAAAVSQQVKNLEEFLGKQLFRRYNNRIVLTDAGQTIFSGASDALQSISAFTEKVVSGRARSRLVISALPSIAERWMEPKLKLYFQDHPNFRFELRSEEDLADFARYDIDLRLSYGLSLYPDMVTIPLVQDAVVPMCSPDYLVRNPAVRSEGMAAVPDDDLIHTNWGPTFVSHPRWQAWLAEIGIKRPDETLGYRVGKSSLALDLARDGFGVALGQREMGADDMEAGRLVLVDERPIPLGHPYCLVYPHAKARKAGLVDLMNWLRAAPRGIDRAAPDHSA; this is translated from the coding sequence ATGTCACTCTCACTCCCGCCACTCAATGCCCTGCGCGCCTTCGAGGCTGCCGCGCGGAGCGGAAGTTATGTCTCGGCGGCTGACGAACTCGGTGTTTCTGCCGCCGCCGTCAGCCAGCAGGTCAAGAACCTCGAGGAGTTTCTCGGCAAGCAATTGTTCCGGCGCTACAACAACCGCATCGTGCTGACCGACGCCGGACAGACGATTTTCTCCGGCGCATCGGACGCGCTGCAATCGATCTCGGCCTTCACCGAAAAGGTCGTCTCGGGCCGTGCCCGTTCGCGGCTGGTGATCAGCGCCCTGCCCTCGATCGCCGAGCGATGGATGGAGCCGAAGCTCAAGCTCTATTTCCAAGATCACCCGAACTTCCGTTTCGAACTCAGGTCCGAGGAGGATCTCGCCGACTTCGCCCGCTACGATATCGATCTCAGGCTGTCCTACGGTCTCAGCCTCTACCCCGACATGGTCACCATTCCGCTGGTTCAGGATGCGGTCGTGCCGATGTGCAGCCCGGATTATCTCGTGCGCAATCCGGCCGTCCGGAGTGAAGGCATGGCTGCGGTGCCGGACGACGATCTGATCCACACCAATTGGGGGCCGACCTTCGTCTCGCACCCGAGATGGCAGGCGTGGCTCGCCGAGATCGGTATCAAGCGCCCAGACGAGACGCTGGGCTATCGTGTCGGCAAATCCAGCCTGGCGCTCGACCTCGCCCGCGACGGTTTCGGCGTGGCACTCGGCCAGCGGGAGATGGGCGCCGACGATATGGAGGCGGGCCGGCTGGTGCTGGTGGATGAGCGGCCAATCCCGCTCGGCCATCCCTATTGCCTGGTCTATCCCCACGCCAAGGCGCGCAAGGCGGGCCTGGTAGACCTGATGAACTGGCTCAGAGCCGCTCCCAGGGGAATTGATCGAGCCGCTCCGGACCATTCGGCGTAA
- a CDS encoding 2OG-Fe(II) oxygenase: MRNILDLDRYPLDQPGSTGWRNLVDQCRIDLSEKGMFDLEGFVRPEAVEKAINEVKPVMDTLSFVHKRAHNVYFRKEIPELPADHPALRKVETISHTVCADQISDSVPVWIYEWPQFAVFLAACMEKETLFTMRDPLARVNVMGYREGEALNWHFDRSQFTTTILFQAPIKGGEFQYRSNLRTDTDPNYEGVERVLLGEDNEVKSLTLVPGSLNVFMGKNTMHRVTPVKGERERLIAVFSYYERPGVMFSKEEQMGFYGRAA; this comes from the coding sequence ATGCGAAATATCCTTGACCTTGACCGCTATCCCCTCGACCAGCCCGGCAGCACGGGCTGGCGCAATCTCGTGGATCAATGCCGCATCGATCTCTCGGAGAAGGGCATGTTCGACCTTGAAGGCTTCGTGCGGCCGGAGGCGGTCGAGAAGGCCATCAATGAGGTCAAGCCGGTGATGGATACGCTCTCCTTCGTCCATAAGCGGGCTCACAATGTCTATTTCCGCAAGGAAATTCCGGAATTGCCAGCTGACCATCCGGCGCTGCGCAAGGTCGAGACGATCAGCCACACGGTCTGCGCCGACCAGATTTCCGACAGCGTACCGGTTTGGATTTACGAATGGCCGCAATTCGCCGTCTTCCTCGCCGCCTGCATGGAAAAAGAGACGCTGTTCACCATGCGCGACCCGCTCGCCCGGGTGAATGTCATGGGCTACCGCGAGGGCGAGGCGCTGAACTGGCATTTCGACCGCTCGCAATTCACCACCACGATCCTGTTCCAGGCGCCGATCAAGGGCGGCGAGTTCCAGTATCGCTCCAACCTCCGCACCGATACCGATCCCAACTACGAGGGCGTCGAGCGGGTGCTGCTCGGCGAGGATAACGAGGTCAAGTCGCTGACCCTCGTGCCCGGTTCGCTCAACGTGTTCATGGGCAAGAATACCATGCACCGCGTGACCCCGGTCAAGGGCGAGCGCGAGCGGTTGATCGCCGTGTTCTCTTACTACGAGCGGCCGGGCGTGATGTTTTCCAAGGAAGAGCAGATGGGTTTCTACGGCCGCGCGGCCTGA